Proteins encoded in a region of the Vitis riparia cultivar Riparia Gloire de Montpellier isolate 1030 chromosome 7, EGFV_Vit.rip_1.0, whole genome shotgun sequence genome:
- the LOC117917879 gene encoding histone H2AX-like: protein MSSSNKGGRGKPKATKSVSRSSKAGLQFPVGRIARFLKAGKYAERVGAGAPVYLSAVLEYLAAEVLELAGNAARDNKKSRIVPRHIQLAVRNDEELSKLLGTVTIANGGVLPNIHQNLLPKKTGAGKGEIGSASQEF, encoded by the exons ATGAGTTCCTCAAACAAAGGGGGCAGAGGCAAGCCCAAGGCCACCAAATCGGTTTCCCGATCGTCAAAGGCGGGTCTTCAGTTCCCAGTCGGCCGAATCGCCCGTTTCCTCAAAGCCGGAAAGTACGCTGAACGTGTCGGCGCTGGCGCTCCCGTTTATCTCTCCGCCGTTCTCGAGTACCTTGCGGCTGAG GTTCTCGAACTTGCTGGCAATGCTGCGAGGGACAACAAGAAGAGTAGAATCGTTCCCCGGCACATTCAGCTTGCTGTGAGGAATGATGAGGAGTTGAGCAAACTACTGGGGACGGTTACCATTGCAAATGGTGGTGTATTGCCGAACATTCATCAGAACCTTTTGCCAAAGAAGACGGGGGCAGGGAAAGGAGAAATTGGATCTGCTTCGCAGGAGTTTTAG
- the LOC117917878 gene encoding histone H2AX-like — translation MSSAAPAKGGRGHSKAKSVSRSQKAGLQFPVGRIARFLKKGRYAQRVGSGSPVYLSAVLEYLAAEVLELAGNAARDNKKNRIIPRHIQLAVRNDEELGKLLGGVTIASGGVLPNIHQNLLPKKTGKGKGEIGSASQEF, via the exons ATGAGCTCTGCAGCTCCGGCAAAGGGCGGTCGCGGCCACTCCAAGGCCAAATCCGTTTCAAGATCTCAAAAGGCCGGCCTCCAATTCCCCGTCGGTCGAATAGCTCGGTTCCTCAAAAAGGGCCGATACGCACAGCGCGTTGGATCTGGCTCTCCGGTCTACCTCTCCGCCGTCCTCGAATACCTCGCAGCCGAG GTTTTGGAGCTTGCTGGAAATGCGGCCAGGGACAACAAGAAGAATCGGATTATCCCGAGGCACATACAACTTGCAGTGAGGAACGATGAGGAGTTGGGGAAACTTCTGGGAGGCGTGACTATTGCGAGCGGAGGAGTCTTGCCAAACATTCATCAGAATCTGTTGCCGAAGAAGACCGGGAAAGGGAAGGGAGAGATTGGGTCCGCATCTCAAGAATTCTAG